A single genomic interval of Amycolatopsis albispora harbors:
- a CDS encoding Hsp70 family protein produces MPYVLGIDLGHTRTTAAVCRRVGAAWGEPQVVALDGDARWVESVLHVAQDGSVVFGQEAARRALAEPQSAARGFLGRTGDAVPLVLGQHLYTAEVLTASLAGWVADQVAESFGGPADRIVVAHPAGWGPHRRAALRTGLEAAGLPGVLLLPKPVAAAENHVAGEAGDELEPGSVLAVCRIGGEHVDSALVRRTHAGFDLLAHTGSAPGRGSARIDELLAEHVLARSGAKLPAHAEPALRGPMAGFRMAGVLAKERLSVAPSASLTVPLPGVETPEVHVTRTELEELARPVLTAAVAQLKRLAEPVPDGELAAALLVGGGARIPLVTFLAESALGCPVLADPDPAAAVCRGAALVARPRLAGEGRRPSPRPRGAPVEESTALIPRTLEPPLLAGVDDDELGPPPPRPPVEVTPLEAPKRFTNPLRRRSEREPEREDSR; encoded by the coding sequence ATGCCGTACGTCTTGGGGATCGACCTCGGGCACACCCGCACCACCGCCGCGGTCTGCCGCCGGGTGGGGGCCGCGTGGGGGGAGCCCCAGGTGGTCGCCCTCGACGGCGACGCCCGCTGGGTGGAGTCGGTGCTGCACGTGGCCCAGGACGGTTCGGTGGTGTTCGGCCAGGAAGCCGCCCGGCGCGCGCTGGCCGAGCCACAGAGCGCGGCGCGTGGCTTCCTCGGCCGGACCGGCGACGCGGTGCCGCTGGTGCTCGGCCAGCACCTCTACACCGCCGAGGTGCTGACGGCCTCGCTCGCCGGGTGGGTGGCCGACCAGGTCGCGGAGTCCTTCGGTGGCCCGGCCGACCGGATCGTGGTGGCGCACCCCGCCGGTTGGGGTCCCCACCGCCGCGCGGCGCTGCGGACCGGACTGGAGGCCGCCGGGCTGCCCGGGGTGCTGCTGCTGCCGAAGCCGGTCGCCGCCGCGGAGAACCACGTGGCGGGCGAAGCCGGGGACGAGCTGGAGCCGGGCTCGGTGCTGGCGGTCTGCCGGATCGGCGGTGAGCACGTGGACTCGGCGCTGGTGCGCCGCACGCACGCCGGGTTCGACCTGCTCGCGCACACCGGCAGCGCGCCGGGCCGGGGCAGCGCGCGGATCGACGAACTGCTCGCCGAGCACGTGCTCGCGCGGTCCGGGGCCAAGCTGCCCGCCCACGCCGAGCCCGCGCTGCGTGGCCCGATGGCCGGGTTCCGGATGGCGGGCGTGCTGGCCAAGGAACGGCTGTCGGTGGCCCCGTCGGCTTCGCTGACCGTGCCGCTGCCCGGGGTGGAGACGCCCGAGGTGCACGTGACCAGGACCGAGCTGGAGGAGCTGGCCAGGCCGGTGCTGACCGCCGCGGTGGCGCAGCTGAAGCGGCTGGCCGAGCCGGTGCCGGACGGGGAGCTGGCCGCCGCCCTGCTGGTCGGCGGGGGCGCGCGGATACCCTTGGTCACCTTCCTCGCCGAATCGGCACTGGGCTGCCCGGTGCTGGCCGATCCGGATCCGGCCGCGGCGGTGTGCCGCGGCGCGGCGCTGGTCGCCCGGCCGCGACTGGCCGGAGAGGGCCGCCGGCCGTCACCGCGGCCACGCGGGGCGCCGGTGGAGGAGTCGACCGCGCTCATCCCGCGGACGCTGGAACCGCCGCTGCTCGCGGGGGTGGACGACGACGAACTGGGCCCGCCGCCGCCCCGGCCGCCGGTGGAGGTCACCCCGCTGGAAGCGCCGAAGCGGTTCACCAACCCGCTGCGACGGCGGTCCGAGCGAGAACCCGAGCGAGAGGACAGCCGTTGA
- a CDS encoding helix-turn-helix domain-containing protein produces the protein MTRPASTRGAEPVLDEPTRQLCAAIAERRLTQVRLAVVAAGDHGKTALLDHLRALCTAAGLTVARFDPARADDEPVDLVLADDAHTYGEAELAALARLLGDERTGVVVAARPRPRPAGLNAVLSRLRGQILLRPLERPQVAEHLAAYGVSIELAEFVRAQTGGVPGHVHRVVTALAAVPPSERGELPPAAFGGIRQELDRAEPGVLRFLLAVEAGAGPDIDLLGGLLGRDPEGVSTVIDLARATGLFGADGTLLPITLAALRALVPAERHAAVRQRLVELQLERGAPVLRLVRPWLGKAIAGPSVAKAFEAAADEALGSDPALAARLLEAAVAAGRPAAELGARRAEAVALAGDLDGALRLADEVIAASAATGRADGARVAATALTHRGQLGRSAELLQWSGTRRSRAFAAISLIATGRRAEAERELEKAAEGDGDEPPTLLSGALSAVARGVVESVGGAPTAALSTLVSSAEMLEPVGRAVLLPDSPAALGALVALHSGELTIAEPLLERALAARTGGVTLQARHQLLLAWIAMVRGDAALAAERLNAAEEVRQPRDWLFAVGLEVGLARRTSDLTALRRIWGVACEAVIRHPVDLFSFLPFGEFAMAAARLGERDRLAPHLAQAHAVLRGLGDPPLWAASLHWSELHAAIIAERAGEAKDHAAALAACAGHGAYFTAVADAAACWLKVLAGDIDAEEVEAAAHALRGSGLWWDGARLAGQAAIRTTDRKAMVALLDCARMLQGTSAASPSPPAEGAATEDSPGAARLSDRELQVAELVLGGMTYKEVGARLFISAKTVEHHMARMRQRLGAGSRAELLAQLRELLGDRPK, from the coding sequence TTGACCCGACCCGCGTCGACCCGGGGCGCCGAACCGGTGCTGGACGAGCCGACCCGGCAGTTGTGCGCCGCGATCGCCGAGCGCCGGCTCACGCAGGTGCGCCTGGCCGTGGTCGCGGCCGGGGACCACGGCAAGACCGCGCTGCTGGACCACCTGCGGGCGCTGTGCACGGCCGCCGGGCTGACCGTGGCGCGGTTCGACCCGGCGCGTGCCGACGACGAGCCCGTCGACCTGGTGCTCGCCGACGACGCGCACACCTACGGCGAAGCGGAGCTGGCCGCGCTGGCCCGGCTGCTCGGTGACGAGCGGACCGGGGTGGTGGTGGCCGCGCGCCCGCGGCCGCGCCCGGCCGGGCTGAACGCGGTGCTGAGCCGGTTGCGTGGCCAGATCCTGCTGCGCCCGCTGGAAAGGCCGCAGGTCGCCGAGCACCTGGCGGCGTACGGCGTGTCCATCGAGCTGGCCGAGTTCGTCCGCGCGCAGACCGGCGGTGTGCCCGGCCACGTGCACCGGGTGGTGACCGCGCTGGCCGCGGTGCCGCCGTCCGAGCGCGGGGAGCTGCCGCCCGCCGCGTTCGGCGGGATCCGGCAGGAACTCGACCGCGCCGAGCCGGGCGTGCTGCGCTTCCTGCTCGCCGTGGAGGCGGGTGCCGGGCCGGACATCGACCTGCTCGGCGGGCTGCTCGGGCGCGACCCGGAGGGCGTGAGCACGGTGATCGACCTCGCGCGCGCGACCGGGTTGTTCGGCGCCGACGGCACGCTGCTGCCGATCACCCTCGCCGCGCTGCGGGCGCTCGTGCCTGCCGAACGGCACGCGGCGGTGCGGCAGCGGCTGGTCGAACTGCAGTTGGAGCGCGGTGCGCCGGTGCTGCGGCTGGTGCGGCCGTGGCTGGGGAAGGCGATCGCCGGGCCGAGCGTGGCGAAGGCGTTCGAGGCGGCGGCCGACGAGGCACTGGGGTCGGACCCGGCGCTGGCGGCCCGGCTGCTGGAGGCGGCGGTCGCGGCCGGGCGCCCAGCCGCCGAGTTGGGGGCCCGCCGGGCCGAGGCGGTGGCGCTGGCCGGTGACCTGGACGGGGCGTTGCGGCTGGCCGACGAGGTCATCGCGGCTTCGGCGGCGACCGGCCGGGCCGACGGCGCACGCGTGGCGGCGACCGCGCTGACCCACCGCGGTCAGCTGGGCCGGAGCGCGGAACTGCTGCAGTGGTCGGGCACCCGGCGGTCGCGGGCGTTCGCCGCGATCAGCCTGATCGCCACCGGCCGTCGTGCCGAAGCCGAGCGGGAACTGGAGAAGGCCGCCGAAGGCGACGGCGACGAGCCGCCGACGCTGCTCTCGGGGGCGTTGTCCGCGGTGGCACGCGGGGTGGTGGAGTCGGTCGGCGGCGCGCCGACCGCCGCACTGTCCACTTTGGTCAGCTCGGCGGAGATGCTGGAGCCGGTGGGCCGCGCGGTGCTGCTGCCGGACAGCCCGGCCGCGCTCGGCGCGCTGGTCGCGCTGCACAGCGGGGAGCTGACCATCGCCGAACCGCTGCTGGAACGCGCGCTGGCCGCGCGCACCGGCGGGGTCACCCTGCAGGCACGGCACCAGCTGCTGCTGGCCTGGATCGCGATGGTGCGCGGGGACGCGGCGCTGGCCGCGGAACGGCTGAACGCCGCCGAGGAGGTCCGGCAGCCGCGTGACTGGCTGTTCGCGGTCGGGCTGGAGGTCGGCCTGGCGCGGCGCACCAGCGACCTGACCGCCCTGCGCCGGATCTGGGGCGTGGCCTGCGAAGCGGTGATCCGGCACCCGGTGGACCTGTTCTCGTTCCTGCCGTTCGGCGAGTTCGCGATGGCCGCCGCCCGGCTCGGCGAACGCGACCGCCTCGCCCCGCACCTCGCGCAGGCGCACGCCGTGCTCAGGGGCCTCGGCGACCCGCCGCTGTGGGCGGCTTCCCTGCACTGGAGCGAACTCCACGCGGCGATCATCGCCGAACGCGCCGGTGAGGCGAAGGACCACGCCGCCGCGCTGGCCGCCTGCGCCGGGCACGGCGCGTACTTCACCGCGGTGGCGGACGCGGCCGCGTGCTGGCTGAAGGTGCTCGCGGGCGACATCGACGCCGAAGAGGTCGAAGCGGCGGCGCACGCGCTGCGCGGCAGCGGGCTCTGGTGGGACGGCGCGCGGCTGGCCGGGCAGGCGGCGATCCGCACCACGGACCGCAAGGCGATGGTCGCGCTGCTCGACTGCGCGCGGATGCTGCAGGGTACGTCGGCGGCTTCGCCGTCACCGCCCGCCGAAGGCGCCGCCACCGAGGACAGCCCGGGCGCGGCGCGGCTGAGCGACCGCGAGCTGCAGGTGGCCGAGCTGGTGCTGGGCGGCATGACCTACAAGGAGGTCGGCGCGCGGCTGTTTATCTCGGCGAAGACGGTCGAGCACCACATGGCGCGGATGCGGCAGCGGCTGGGTGCGGGGAGCCGGGCGGAACTGCTGGCGCAGCTCCGCGAGCTGCTCGGGGACCGTCCGAAGTAG
- a CDS encoding autoinducer 2 ABC transporter substrate-binding protein, producing MRLPRRLAAIAACLLLAACGAEPPPEQQARPVEVAFVPKVQSIAYFDAMNEGGRRAAQLLGVNWTYRGPLTADAAEQAAIVREFVGRGVNVVVVAPNDPESFAPVVAEAKARGVRVLTTDTDAPNSGRELFVNQAGAESVGRALTDALMRKTGGAGQYAIVSCGPAAANLNAWIAVQKAYTAQNYPEAQIVDIVYVGEDQNAAAAKAKELMAAHPQLTGLVGECTTSAPGVAKAVREAGRIGQVFTVGVGTPQSMKEYLRDGSASASVLWDVENLGYLTAWAAKLAADGKVPEPMNNVSPELPAVRYSGADKTLVLGDPLLITNDNVDQFDY from the coding sequence ATGAGGCTGCCGAGACGGCTCGCCGCGATCGCGGCCTGCCTGCTCCTGGCCGCGTGCGGGGCTGAGCCGCCGCCAGAGCAGCAGGCGCGGCCGGTCGAGGTCGCCTTTGTGCCCAAGGTGCAGTCCATCGCCTACTTCGACGCGATGAACGAGGGAGGCAGGCGCGCGGCGCAGCTGCTCGGCGTGAACTGGACCTACCGCGGCCCGCTCACCGCGGACGCCGCCGAGCAGGCGGCCATCGTGCGCGAGTTCGTCGGCCGCGGGGTGAACGTGGTGGTGGTCGCCCCGAACGACCCGGAGTCCTTCGCCCCGGTGGTCGCCGAGGCCAAGGCCAGGGGCGTCCGCGTGCTCACCACCGACACCGACGCGCCCAACTCCGGCCGCGAACTCTTCGTCAACCAGGCGGGCGCGGAAAGCGTCGGCCGCGCGCTGACCGACGCGCTGATGCGCAAGACCGGCGGCGCCGGGCAGTACGCGATCGTGTCCTGCGGTCCGGCCGCGGCGAACCTCAACGCCTGGATCGCCGTGCAGAAGGCCTACACCGCGCAGAACTACCCCGAAGCGCAGATCGTCGACATCGTCTACGTCGGCGAGGACCAGAACGCGGCCGCCGCCAAGGCCAAAGAACTGATGGCCGCGCACCCCCAGCTCACCGGGCTGGTCGGCGAGTGCACCACCTCCGCGCCGGGCGTGGCGAAGGCGGTCCGCGAGGCCGGGCGCATCGGGCAGGTCTTCACCGTGGGCGTCGGCACCCCGCAGTCGATGAAGGAGTACCTGCGTGACGGCTCGGCGTCGGCGTCGGTGCTGTGGGACGTGGAGAACCTCGGTTACCTGACCGCGTGGGCGGCGAAGCTGGCCGCCGACGGCAAGGTCCCGGAGCCGATGAACAACGTCAGCCCCGAACTGCCAGCCGTGCGCTACAGCGGCGCCGACAAGACCCTGGTCCTGGGCGACCCGCTGCTGATCACCAACGACAACGTGGACCAGTTCGACTATTAG
- a CDS encoding IniB N-terminal domain-containing protein, translating into MSPTGQTLHDFVLNLLTDDAARSAFGADPAAALSGAGLQDITAQDVQEVVPLVLDYAPGGLTPESLGSGLPTGDLAGTDAIGQLQALAQVADGGSLPELPVLGDLTASSFAEETPLGSVAGAHQVSPEGFAATGTYAGEQLTGTASGEASAEGAAASLATDSDAADLGGSVSGTTQGAAAAGGFASEQLSAGAVGAGGLDGVNGAFGAASPAGEFGGDLFASTDGFAGSLNIAGQHYSVDSDQLADLGGNHLAGLGEPVALDAAMPRSGEEAASATSGTLAGYVTTGGEVLADGVATGGTTLGGYLTGAAPADQVVTDGAASLSDQIATGTGQLAGQLENLPIEVPEADLPAELPAETPVDTPADLPTDLPADVPSDLPAELPVDLPELPELPVANPLPGGSTGGASESPLGQLNPGHSLPDVGDLTGGLLDF; encoded by the coding sequence TTGTCCCCCACCGGCCAGACCCTGCACGACTTCGTGCTGAACCTGCTCACCGACGACGCCGCGCGGTCCGCCTTCGGCGCCGACCCCGCCGCGGCCCTGTCCGGCGCGGGCCTGCAGGACATCACCGCCCAGGACGTCCAGGAGGTCGTCCCGCTGGTCCTCGACTACGCGCCCGGCGGGCTCACCCCGGAGTCGCTCGGGTCCGGCCTGCCCACCGGTGACCTGGCCGGCACCGACGCCATCGGCCAGCTGCAGGCGCTCGCGCAGGTCGCCGACGGCGGTTCGCTGCCCGAGCTGCCCGTGCTCGGTGACCTGACCGCCTCCTCCTTCGCCGAGGAAACCCCGCTCGGCTCGGTGGCCGGCGCGCACCAGGTCTCCCCCGAGGGTTTCGCCGCCACCGGCACCTACGCCGGTGAGCAGCTCACCGGGACCGCCAGCGGCGAGGCCAGTGCCGAAGGCGCCGCCGCCTCGCTCGCCACCGACAGCGACGCCGCCGACCTCGGCGGCTCGGTCTCCGGCACCACCCAGGGCGCCGCGGCGGCCGGTGGCTTCGCCAGCGAGCAGCTGTCCGCCGGTGCCGTCGGCGCGGGTGGCCTCGACGGGGTCAACGGCGCCTTCGGTGCCGCCTCCCCGGCCGGCGAGTTCGGTGGCGACCTGTTCGCCTCCACCGACGGCTTCGCCGGTTCGCTGAACATCGCGGGCCAGCACTACTCGGTCGACAGCGACCAGCTCGCCGACCTCGGCGGCAACCACCTCGCCGGTCTCGGCGAGCCCGTCGCCCTCGACGCCGCCATGCCGCGCAGCGGTGAGGAAGCCGCGTCGGCCACCTCCGGCACGCTCGCCGGGTACGTCACCACCGGTGGCGAGGTGCTGGCGGACGGCGTGGCCACCGGGGGCACCACCCTCGGCGGTTACCTGACCGGCGCGGCCCCGGCCGACCAGGTGGTCACCGACGGCGCCGCCTCCCTGTCCGACCAGATCGCCACCGGCACCGGCCAGCTCGCCGGCCAGCTGGAGAACCTGCCGATCGAGGTGCCCGAGGCGGACCTGCCCGCGGAGCTGCCCGCCGAAACCCCGGTGGACACCCCGGCCGACCTGCCGACCGACCTGCCCGCGGACGTGCCGTCGGACCTGCCCGCCGAGCTGCCGGTGGACCTGCCCGAACTGCCCGAGCTCCCGGTGGCGAACCCGCTGCCCGGCGGCAGCACCGGCGGTGCCTCCGAAAGCCCGCTCGGCCAGCTGAACCCCGGTCACTCGCTGCCGGACGTGGGTGACCTCACCGGCGGCCTGCTCGACTTCTAG
- a CDS encoding FAD-binding protein, with the protein MQPGQPGDHGSGPIIAWLSVPDGEVDRTDCALAAAAQDFGHLVHSRPAAVVRPASLADVSAAITFATEHGLPVSARGAGHSPFGQEQAEGGIVLDVRSLPPIREVDGTEAIVDAGARWREVLDLTLPLGLTPPVLTDYLELTVGGTLVVGGIGGAAPHHGTQTDNVTELEVVTGTGEVRTCRPGDDLFDAVRGGLGLCGVITRVKLRLVPAPPTARRWKLYYRSLPAFLADQRTVVRDGRFDYVEGQLILDEGDWTHMLEAVTYSTASLDDLRFDRMEVEDTTYFDFLNRMEEGEAALRAEGSWFHPHPWLNVFLPDEVAGGVVAETLAKTRREDLGGSGLVMLYPVRASALHTPLLRVPDGTLVWLFSLLRTGKPADPMENARLTELNLQLYRQAKALGGTVYPSNALPMSPADWAEQFGPAWESLEQARRQYDPHRIFGAGQGLR; encoded by the coding sequence ATGCAGCCAGGACAGCCAGGCGACCACGGTTCGGGGCCGATCATCGCCTGGCTGTCCGTCCCGGACGGCGAAGTCGACCGGACAGACTGCGCGCTCGCCGCTGCCGCGCAGGACTTCGGCCACCTGGTGCATTCCCGCCCGGCCGCGGTGGTGCGCCCGGCTTCACTCGCCGACGTCTCCGCCGCGATCACCTTCGCCACCGAGCACGGCCTGCCGGTGTCCGCCAGGGGCGCCGGGCATTCGCCGTTCGGCCAGGAGCAGGCCGAAGGCGGCATCGTACTGGACGTGCGGAGCCTGCCGCCGATCCGCGAGGTCGACGGCACCGAGGCGATCGTCGACGCGGGTGCGCGCTGGCGCGAGGTGCTCGACCTGACGCTGCCGCTCGGGCTGACCCCGCCGGTGCTCACCGACTACCTGGAGCTGACCGTCGGCGGCACGCTGGTGGTCGGCGGGATCGGCGGCGCCGCCCCCCACCACGGCACGCAGACCGACAACGTCACCGAGCTGGAGGTGGTCACCGGCACCGGCGAGGTCCGCACCTGCCGCCCCGGCGACGACCTGTTCGACGCGGTGCGCGGCGGGCTGGGCCTGTGCGGGGTGATCACGCGCGTGAAGCTCCGGCTGGTGCCCGCGCCGCCGACCGCGCGGCGGTGGAAGCTGTACTACCGCTCGCTTCCCGCGTTCCTGGCCGACCAGCGCACGGTCGTGCGCGACGGCCGGTTCGACTACGTGGAGGGCCAGCTGATCCTCGACGAAGGCGACTGGACGCACATGCTCGAAGCGGTCACCTATTCGACCGCTTCGCTCGACGACCTGCGCTTCGACCGGATGGAGGTCGAGGACACCACCTACTTCGACTTCCTGAACCGGATGGAGGAGGGTGAAGCGGCCCTTCGCGCGGAGGGCAGCTGGTTCCACCCGCACCCGTGGCTGAACGTTTTCCTGCCGGACGAGGTGGCCGGCGGGGTGGTGGCGGAAACACTGGCGAAAACCCGCCGGGAGGACCTCGGCGGCAGCGGGCTGGTGATGCTGTACCCGGTCCGCGCGAGCGCGTTGCACACCCCGCTGCTGCGGGTGCCCGATGGCACGCTGGTGTGGCTGTTCTCCTTGCTGCGCACCGGAAAACCCGCCGACCCGATGGAGAACGCACGGCTGACCGAACTGAACCTCCAGCTGTACCGGCAGGCGAAGGCACTCGGCGGCACGGTGTACCCGTCGAACGCGCTGCCGATGTCACCGGCGGACTGGGCCGAGCAGTTCGGCCCGGCCTGGGAAAGCCTGGAACAGGCCCGCCGCCAGTACGACCCCCACCGCATCTTCGGCGCCGGGCAAGGGCTCCGCTGA
- a CDS encoding VOC family protein — MLRDARIEARIPTQDLERARRWYAEKLGLEPVEEREGGLRYEGAAGVFCLFASAGAADGSFTQLAFNVDDIDATVAALRARGVVFEEYEGTVGGIIEIDGNYPSKGRGERGAWFRDSEGNMLGIGQAVR, encoded by the coding sequence ATGCTGAGAGACGCGCGGATCGAAGCCCGCATCCCCACGCAGGACCTCGAACGAGCACGACGCTGGTACGCCGAAAAGCTCGGCCTCGAACCGGTCGAGGAGCGCGAGGGCGGCCTCCGTTACGAAGGCGCCGCCGGGGTTTTCTGCCTGTTCGCCTCGGCCGGTGCCGCCGACGGCTCGTTCACCCAGCTGGCGTTCAACGTCGACGACATCGACGCCACCGTCGCCGCGCTGCGTGCCCGCGGGGTGGTGTTCGAGGAGTACGAGGGCACCGTCGGCGGCATCATCGAAATCGACGGCAACTATCCGAGCAAGGGCCGCGGCGAGCGCGGTGCGTGGTTCCGCGACAGCGAGGGCAACATGCTCGGCATCGGCCAGGCGGTGCGCTAG
- a CDS encoding dynamin family protein: MMAPPWLQLMDDTIRACAAHGTPDLLRRLRERRAQLVDPKLRILVIGETGQGKSQLVNALVNAPVCATGDDLTTTVPAVVEYAEAPTAAVVLSAPRNDRMIESGPSNQLVPAAVDSVTADANREAAQPGTEIARAHIGLPRALLATGLVLIDTPPAGHAARSAHALSEILQADAVLMATDATSEFTPSELDLLGQVSRVCPTVMVALTKIDIVPGWRVVAERNRARLAKAGVSATVVPVSAALRLAAAKAGDRDLNAESGFEELLHRLKHEWLDQADVLHTRSVAALAGMTVDQLVPPLHEEFATTQRGDSPEVVARWQAAGRKLEQLQQDSARWQTLLGDEIADLIADLEYDLRDRTRQILRDVDEYFDTADPSRDWDTFEDWLQDNLATVAETNFNWLLERFDWIAHKLARQVAPGDENLLHELLVADAPPDHASGIRKPRVERFTVGQKLFVGMRGSYTGLLMFGLATTVAGMPLINPISLGAGAAFGAKSVFEERGNRLKRRQATAKTAAQRHVDDFFLAYGKESKDAARLLQRALRDRFTAYAQQQRQEITASAKAIKQVIDNEAAQRKQRAQEIRTAVNELAAIKQRIKALSATRIVPSSPRGLIA; this comes from the coding sequence GTGATGGCTCCGCCCTGGCTCCAGCTGATGGACGACACCATCCGGGCCTGCGCCGCGCACGGAACCCCGGACCTGCTCCGCCGGCTGCGCGAAAGACGCGCCCAGCTGGTGGACCCGAAGCTGCGCATCCTGGTCATCGGCGAGACCGGGCAGGGCAAGAGCCAGCTGGTGAACGCGCTGGTCAACGCGCCGGTGTGCGCCACGGGTGACGACCTGACCACCACCGTGCCCGCGGTGGTGGAGTACGCCGAAGCCCCCACCGCGGCGGTGGTGCTGAGCGCTCCGCGCAACGACCGGATGATCGAGAGCGGCCCGTCGAACCAGCTGGTGCCCGCCGCGGTCGACTCGGTGACCGCCGACGCCAACCGCGAGGCCGCCCAGCCGGGCACCGAGATCGCCCGCGCGCACATCGGCCTGCCGCGGGCGCTGCTGGCCACCGGCCTGGTGCTGATCGACACCCCGCCCGCCGGGCACGCCGCCCGCTCGGCGCACGCGCTCTCGGAGATCCTGCAGGCCGACGCGGTGCTGATGGCCACCGACGCGACGAGCGAGTTCACCCCGAGCGAGCTGGACCTGCTCGGCCAGGTCTCCCGGGTCTGCCCGACGGTGATGGTGGCGCTGACCAAGATCGACATCGTGCCGGGCTGGCGGGTGGTGGCCGAGCGCAACCGCGCGCGGCTGGCCAAGGCCGGGGTGAGCGCCACGGTGGTGCCGGTCTCAGCCGCGCTCCGGCTGGCCGCGGCGAAGGCGGGCGACCGCGACCTCAACGCCGAATCGGGCTTCGAGGAGCTGCTGCACCGGCTCAAGCACGAGTGGCTGGACCAGGCCGACGTGCTGCACACCCGGTCGGTGGCCGCGCTGGCCGGGATGACCGTGGACCAGCTGGTGCCGCCGCTGCACGAGGAGTTCGCCACCACCCAGCGCGGGGACTCGCCGGAGGTGGTCGCCCGCTGGCAGGCCGCCGGCCGCAAGCTGGAGCAGCTCCAGCAGGACTCGGCGCGCTGGCAGACGCTGCTCGGCGACGAGATCGCCGACCTGATCGCCGACCTCGAGTACGACCTGCGCGACCGCACGCGGCAGATCCTGCGCGACGTCGACGAGTACTTCGACACCGCCGACCCCTCGCGCGACTGGGACACCTTCGAGGACTGGCTGCAGGACAACCTGGCCACCGTCGCCGAGACCAACTTCAACTGGCTGCTGGAGCGGTTCGACTGGATCGCGCACAAGCTGGCCAGGCAGGTCGCGCCGGGCGACGAGAACCTACTGCACGAGCTGCTGGTCGCGGACGCGCCGCCGGACCACGCGAGCGGCATCCGCAAGCCGCGGGTCGAGCGGTTCACCGTCGGCCAGAAGCTCTTCGTCGGCATGCGCGGGTCGTACACCGGCCTGCTGATGTTCGGCCTGGCGACCACGGTGGCCGGCATGCCGCTGATCAACCCGATCTCGCTGGGCGCCGGTGCCGCCTTCGGTGCGAAGAGCGTGTTCGAGGAGCGCGGCAACCGGCTCAAGCGGCGGCAGGCCACCGCGAAAACCGCCGCGCAGCGCCACGTCGACGACTTCTTCCTGGCCTACGGCAAGGAGAGCAAGGACGCCGCGCGACTGCTGCAGCGCGCGCTGCGCGACCGGTTCACCGCCTACGCCCAGCAGCAGCGGCAGGAGATCACCGCGTCGGCCAAGGCGATCAAGCAGGTCATCGACAACGAGGCCGCGCAGCGCAAGCAGCGCGCGCAGGAGATCAGGACCGCGGTGAACGAGCTGGCCGCGATCAAGCAGCGGATCAAGGCCCTGTCGGCGACGCGGATCGTGCCCAGTTCCCCGCGGGGGCTGATCGCGTGA